The following proteins come from a genomic window of Larimichthys crocea isolate SSNF chromosome III, L_crocea_2.0, whole genome shotgun sequence:
- the sdhaf4 gene encoding succinate dehydrogenase assembly factor 4, mitochondrial isoform X1, whose translation MSLLRSLSSTSRHVTSLSKSVSVESVFTGCSRAASGVLKDKEPLKKAKTPQGRLDSTEEKHTDVLQKFPDDVNPETKEKGGPRGPEPTRYGDWERKGRCVDF comes from the exons ATGTCTCTCCTGCGATCACTGTCTTCAACCAGCAGGCACGTGACGTCACTGTCTAAGAGTGTATCAGTGGAGTCTGTCTttacag GGTGTTCACGGGCAGCCAGCGGAGTGCTGAAGGACAAGGAGCCGCTGAAGAAAGCCAAAACCCCGCAGGGTCGCTTAGACAGCACTGAAGAGAAGCACACGGATGTGCTGCAAA AGTTCCCTGATGATGTGAATCCTGAAACCAAAGAGAAGGGGGGTCCTCGGGGTCCAGAGCCCACCCGCTATGGGGACTGGGAGAGAAAGGGCCGCTGTGTCGACTTCTAG
- the sdhaf4 gene encoding succinate dehydrogenase assembly factor 4, mitochondrial isoform X2, producing MNRNTGGPTCWCSRAASGVLKDKEPLKKAKTPQGRLDSTEEKHTDVLQKFPDDVNPETKEKGGPRGPEPTRYGDWERKGRCVDF from the exons ATGAACCGTAACACCGGAGGCCCCACATGCT GGTGTTCACGGGCAGCCAGCGGAGTGCTGAAGGACAAGGAGCCGCTGAAGAAAGCCAAAACCCCGCAGGGTCGCTTAGACAGCACTGAAGAGAAGCACACGGATGTGCTGCAAA AGTTCCCTGATGATGTGAATCCTGAAACCAAAGAGAAGGGGGGTCCTCGGGGTCCAGAGCCCACCCGCTATGGGGACTGGGAGAGAAAGGGCCGCTGTGTCGACTTCTAG